The following coding sequences are from one Panicum hallii strain FIL2 chromosome 5, PHallii_v3.1, whole genome shotgun sequence window:
- the LOC112892856 gene encoding suppressor protein SRP40-like yields MEPQPGSPASPPSPGTPPSPGSAKVPTPDEPMEEATEQEPGRKSTSSSSSSSSSSESSAESPRHVDVVELGDTLLPAPEDEQFAVASSIQSAEGKPDGSATVGDEQADPTVQGARGKQDDRATLEDEHAAAPEHSAEVKPDDRALPEDEQAAAPAVRGAEVKPDDWAAWPEPPPPAVEYSSSSDGSAGAAPTGLTEAPQVQTMAKLDGAGAGTGEFDPQRIPASVFQTRASMSQAEWSMTSNESLFSIQGASDVGGPYAGSRSHFDFFYDEAMAAAEAESKLPSVAEGMESAEFAAPGSASSRASGGSANAKKATVFRRHDSGSGGSSSNFSFAFPILAPTSPKKKDLAGSALFQALEKEYDQQPPKLEAPVSAFEEMTTEAERRQNTGCCCCGCCWFDCSWATCCGWWRCCGSCSCPSFCRCRWCPCS; encoded by the exons ATGGAGCCCCAGCCCGGCTCGCCGGCGTCGCCGCCGTCCCCGGGCACGCCGCCGTCACCAGGCAGTGCCAAGGTGCCGACGCCGGACGAGCCAATGGAGGAGGCCACCGAGCAGGAGCCGGGCAGGAAGTCGACCTCCTCGTcatcctcctcgtcgtcgtcgtccgagTCATCGGCCGAGAGCCCTCGCCATGTCGACGTTGTCGAGCTCGGCGACACGTTGCTGCCAGCGCCGGAGGACGAACAATTCGCTGTCGCTTCTTCCATACAGAGCGCCGAGGGCAAACCGGACGGCTCGGCGACGGTGGGGGACGAGCAAGCCGATCCTACCGTACAGGGCGCCAGGGGTAAACAGGACGACCGTGCGACGCTGGAGGAcgagcacgccgccgcccccgaaCACAGCGCGGAGGTCAAACCGGACGACCGGGCGCTGCCGGAGGACGAAcaggccgccgcccccgccgtgcgCGGCGCGGAGGTCAAACCGGACGACTGGGCGGCGTGGCCGGAGCCACCGCCCCCGGCCGTCGAGTACTCCTCCTCGTCGGACGGTAGCGCCGGCGCGGCACCAACGGGGCTGACGGAGGCGCCGCAGGTCCAGACGATGGCCAAGCTCGATGGCGCCGGGGCCGGGACCGGCGAGTTCGACCCGCAGAGGATCCCGGCGTCCGTGTTCCAGACCAGGGCGTCCATGTCGCAGGCCGAGTGGAGCATGACGTCCAACGAGTCGCTGTTCAGCATCCAGGGCGCCAGCGACGTCGGCGGGCCCTACGCCGGCAGCAGGTCGCACTTCGACTTCTTCTACGACGAGGCCATGGCGGCCGCGGAGGCGGAGTCCAAGCTGCCGAGCGTCGCGGAGGGGATGGAGTCGGCGGAGTTCGCGGCGCCGGGCAGCGCGAGCTCGCGCGCCAGCGGCGGGAGCGCCAACGCCAAGAAAGCCACCGTGTTCCGGCGGCACGACAGCGGCTCCGGGGGCAGCTCGAGCAACTTCTCCTTCGCCTTCCCGAT ACTGGCACCGACGTCGCCGAAGAAGAAGGACCTCGCCGGCAGCGCGCTGTTCCAGGCGCTGGAGAAGGAGTACGACCAGCAGCCGCCGAAGCTGGAGGCCCCCGTGTCGGCCTTCGAGGAGATGACGACGGAGGCGGAGCGGCGGCAGAACACggggtgctgctgctgcggttgcTGCTGGTTCGATTGCTCCTGGGCCACGTGCTGCGGCTGGTGGCGGTGTTGCGGCTCCTGCTCCTGCCCCAGCTTCTGCCGATGCAGGTGGTGCCCCTGCTCCTGA
- the LOC112893519 gene encoding F-box/LRR-repeat protein At4g29420 isoform X1, whose product MDRWTVGGAVKHLGCRHVVEADRVETLAQGSRRIELGFGLPVASERRVRFPLAGHWRTNTPHILRNHLRMSASGNPLDALPAAVLADVLGRVADAGDIAACRLASRALLVASYLCPRARLCAADCVRRRRGGGEGRAGAPAFRTTARSLASLLGAHLRSLSLDAADGQGFPDDAMWVEEGEFDEADDLHLTSEEAVTAWAATAAGPVLREVEIADYWPQACWRKAEALPLISHYCLNLTRLGLKNAWLSVDGLKKMSNLTHLTLEFIRLDDEDLNQLNECFPCLHTLNFIGVGGLKDPKIHLLQLKTCRWEVSNVPRSLAVLAPNLVSLELKCVRPDKLILDTPSLSTLKLTIEKLGATVQVDGLVSLTDLRIESLDLSYLFLVFVGSRAIRMLELELSESASQYDLLEAVNPDYLLKMLASISEVKLGPRFSCGLTLCLALCKDSGFTSCLKKLLIHVPQSESSFQLLPLFQICAPLCEVTVLFHAESADAIRQGAMSICMKSFAGIRWQWGTWK is encoded by the exons ATGGATCGGTGGACAGTAGGGGGGGCTGTTAAGCACTTGGGCTGCAGGCACGTTGTGGAAGCGGACCGAGTTGAGACCTTGGCCCAGGGATCCCGTAGAATTGAGCTGGGCTTCGGCCTTCCTGTCGCTTCAGAGAGACGTGTCCGCTTCCCCCTGGCTGGTCACTGGCGAACGAACACTCCACACATCCTGAGAAACCATCTCCGTATGTCCGCCTCCGGCAACCCCCTGGACGCCCtcccggcggcggtcctcgcCGACGTCCTGGGCCGCGTCGCGGACGCCGGGGACATCGCAGCTTGCCGCCTCGCCTCGCGAGCGCTCCTCGTCGCGTCCTACCTCTGCCCCCGCGCCCGCCTCTGCGCCGCCGACtgcgtgcgccgccgccgcggcggcggcgagggccgggccggggccCCCGCTTTCCGCACGACCGCTCGGAGCCTCGCGTCGCTCCTCGGGGCGCACCTCCGCTCCCTGTCGCTCGACGCGGCCGACGGGCAGGGCTTCCCCGATGACGCGATGTGGGTGGAGGAGGGGGAATTTGACGAGGCCGACGACCTGCACCTCACCAGCGAGGAGGCCGTGACGGCGTGGGCAGCCACCGCCGcggggcccgtcctccgggaGGTGGAGATCGCCGATTACTGGCCGCAGGCGTGCTGGAGGAAGGCGGAGGCGCTCCCTCTCATCTCCCACTACT GTCTCAATCTCACCAGGTTGGGCCTAAAAAATGCATGGCTTTCTGTTGATGGGCTCAAGAAAATGTCAAATCTGACTCATCTAACGCTTGAGTTCATTAGACTAGATGATGAAGACCTCAACCAATTGAATGAATGCTTCCCTTGCCTTCACACTCTTAATTTTATAGGAGTCGGAGGGCTCAAGGACCCTAAGATTCACCTTCTTCAACTGAAGACTTGCCGCTGGGAGGTATCAAATGTCCCACGGTCTTTGGCTGTCCTTGCACCAAACTTGGTTTCTCTAGAATTGAAATGTGTTCGACCAGATAAGCTCATTCTGGATACTCCATCCTTGTCTACTCTGAAGCTCACCATTGAGAAACTTGGTGCAACTGTCCAAGTTGATGGTCTTGTGAGCTTGACAGATCTTCGCATAGAGTCACTGGATCTTAGTTACCTGTTTCTCGTATTTGTGGGCAGTCGAGCTATCAGGATGTTGGAGCTTGAGCTATCTGAGTCTGCAAGCCAGTATGATCTTCTTGAAGCCGTTAACCCAGATTATCTTCTGAAAATGCTTGCTAGCATCAGTGAGGTCAAGCTGGGCCCAAGATTTTCATGTGGACTGACATTATGTCTGGCCCTATGCAAAGATAGTGGGTTTACAAGTTGCCTAAAGAAACTCCTAATTCATGTGCCACAATCAGAGAGTTCTTTTCAGCTGTTACCATTGTTTCAGATCTGCGCACCTCTGTGCGAGGTGACTGTCCTTTTCCACGCTGAATCAGCTGATGCTATCCGTCAAGGTGCAATGTCGATTTGTATGAAAAGTTTTGCAGGGATCAGATGGCAATGGGGAACTTGGAAGTAA
- the LOC112893519 gene encoding F-box/LRR-repeat protein At4g29420 isoform X2: MDRWTVGGAVKHLGCRHVVEADRVETLAQGSRRIELGFGLPVASERRVRFPLAGHWRTNTPHILRNHLRMSASGNPLDALPAAVLADVLGRVADAGDIAACRLASRALLVASYLCPRARLCAADCVRRRRGGGEGRAGAPAFRTTARSLASLLGAHLRSLSLDAADGQGFPDDAMWVEEGEFDEADDLHLTSEEAVTAWAATAAGPVLREVEIADYWPQACWRKAEALPLISHY, translated from the exons ATGGATCGGTGGACAGTAGGGGGGGCTGTTAAGCACTTGGGCTGCAGGCACGTTGTGGAAGCGGACCGAGTTGAGACCTTGGCCCAGGGATCCCGTAGAATTGAGCTGGGCTTCGGCCTTCCTGTCGCTTCAGAGAGACGTGTCCGCTTCCCCCTGGCTGGTCACTGGCGAACGAACACTCCACACATCCTGAGAAACCATCTCCGTATGTCCGCCTCCGGCAACCCCCTGGACGCCCtcccggcggcggtcctcgcCGACGTCCTGGGCCGCGTCGCGGACGCCGGGGACATCGCAGCTTGCCGCCTCGCCTCGCGAGCGCTCCTCGTCGCGTCCTACCTCTGCCCCCGCGCCCGCCTCTGCGCCGCCGACtgcgtgcgccgccgccgcggcggcggcgagggccgggccggggccCCCGCTTTCCGCACGACCGCTCGGAGCCTCGCGTCGCTCCTCGGGGCGCACCTCCGCTCCCTGTCGCTCGACGCGGCCGACGGGCAGGGCTTCCCCGATGACGCGATGTGGGTGGAGGAGGGGGAATTTGACGAGGCCGACGACCTGCACCTCACCAGCGAGGAGGCCGTGACGGCGTGGGCAGCCACCGCCGcggggcccgtcctccgggaGGTGGAGATCGCCGATTACTGGCCGCAGGCGTGCTGGAGGAAGGCGGAGGCGCTCCCTCTCATCTCCCACTACT GA
- the LOC112893519 gene encoding F-box/LRR-repeat protein At4g29420 isoform X3: MDRWTVGGAVKHLGCRHVVEADRVETLAQGSRRIELGFGLPVASERRVRFPLAGHWRTNTPHILRNHLRMSASGNPLDALPAAVLADVLGRVADAGDIAACRLASRALLVASYLCPRARLCAADCVRRRRGGGEGRAGAPAFRTTARSLASLLGAHLRSLSLDAADGQGFPDDAMWVEEGEFDEADDLHLTSEEAVTAWAATAAGPVLREVEIADYWPQACWRKAEALPLISHY; the protein is encoded by the exons ATGGATCGGTGGACAGTAGGGGGGGCTGTTAAGCACTTGGGCTGCAGGCACGTTGTGGAAGCGGACCGAGTTGAGACCTTGGCCCAGGGATCCCGTAGAATTGAGCTGGGCTTCGGCCTTCCTGTCGCTTCAGAGAGACGTGTCCGCTTCCCCCTGGCTGGTCACTGGCGAACGAACACTCCACACATCCTGAGAAACCATCTCCGTATGTCCGCCTCCGGCAACCCCCTGGACGCCCtcccggcggcggtcctcgcCGACGTCCTGGGCCGCGTCGCGGACGCCGGGGACATCGCAGCTTGCCGCCTCGCCTCGCGAGCGCTCCTCGTCGCGTCCTACCTCTGCCCCCGCGCCCGCCTCTGCGCCGCCGACtgcgtgcgccgccgccgcggcggcggcgagggccgggccggggccCCCGCTTTCCGCACGACCGCTCGGAGCCTCGCGTCGCTCCTCGGGGCGCACCTCCGCTCCCTGTCGCTCGACGCGGCCGACGGGCAGGGCTTCCCCGATGACGCGATGTGGGTGGAGGAGGGGGAATTTGACGAGGCCGACGACCTGCACCTCACCAGCGAGGAGGCCGTGACGGCGTGGGCAGCCACCGCCGcggggcccgtcctccgggaGGTGGAGATCGCCGATTACTGGCCGCAGGCGTGCTGGAGGAAGGCGGAGGCGCTCCCTCTCATCTCCCACTACT AA
- the LOC112893518 gene encoding uncharacterized protein LOC112893518: MAAHAVSPLTGGLLRRGVTLHPRRRLLAVAAVAPEAPAPTPAPSQLPPSPAPPRKGYYPKRGETVELSCEALAFKGKGVCKVAGSTFVLLCDGALPGERLLARVRRLRRGAFAEAAKLRTLEPHHDAVEAPCPLAADCGGCKTQSLAYAAQIRHKHLQVRDLLVNFGKFDPKLLESSEPDAILKPIVPCDEIFRYRNKMEFSFGTKRWMQRVWKEEEEVVKEEVNEADGYALGLHAPGFFDKVLHVEKCFLQSELADKVLAVVQETWMDPALRLTPYDVHKHVGFLKHLMIRTGRNISTGTPEVMVNFVTSCYKPDLLMPLVDNITKIPEVVSVINNVNTSVGNTSVGEQEYTLYGKPNITEMLRGLTFQISANSFFQTNTKQADVLYKLIEASARLKGDGSEIVLDLFCGTGTIGLTLARRAKHVYGYEVVPEAIADARKNAKLNGINNATFVQGDLNKINESFGKEFPKPDIIISDPNRPGMHMKLIKWLLEVKAPRIVYVSCNPATCARDLDYLCHGVEEKDLGGCYELKSVIPVDMFPHTPHIECVCLLELR; this comes from the exons atGGCCGCCCACGCCGTCTCCCCGCTCACCGgcggcctcctccgccgcggggTGACCCTCCACCCCCGCCGTcgcctcctcgccgtcgccgcggtggcccctgaagcgccGGCGCCTACCCCGGCGCCGTCCCAGCTGCCGCcgtccccggcgccgccccgcaaGGGCTACTACCCGAAGCGCGGCGAGACCGTCGAGCTCTCCTGCGAGGCGCTAGCATTCAAGGGCAAGGGCGTCTGCAAGGTCGCGGGCTCCACCTTCGTCCTGCTCTGCGACGGCGCGCTACCGGGCGAGCGCCTCCTCGCCCgcgtccgccgcctccgccgcggcgcctTCGCCGAGGCCGCCAAGCTCAGAACCCTCGAGCCGCACCACGACGCCGTCGAGGCACCCTGCCCCCTCGCGGCCGACTGCGGCGGCTGCAAGACCCAGTCCCTCGCGTACGCCGCGCAGATCCGACACAAGCACCTCCAGGTCCGCGACTTGCTCGTGAACTTCGGCAAGTTCGATCCCAAGCTGCTGGAGAGCTCCGAGCCCGATGCCATCCTCAAGCCCATCGTGCCGTGCGACGAGATATTCCGGTACAGGAACAAG ATGGAGTTCTCGTTTGGGACGAAGAGATGGATGCAAAGGGtgtggaaggaggaggaggaggtggtgaaGGAGGAAGTGAACGAGGCTGATGGATATGCGCTTGGATTGCATGCACCAGGCTTCTTCGACAAGGTGCTGCATGTTGAGAAATGTTTTCTGCAGAGTGAACTTGCTGATAAG GTTCTTGCAGTTGTTCAAGAAACCTGGATGGATCCTGCCCTACGCCTCACGCCTTATGATGTCCACAAGCATGTTGGGTTTCTTAAGCATCTTATGATAAGAACCGGAAG AAACATTAGCACTGGGACTCCAGAAGTCATGGTCAATTTTGTGACATCATGTTATAAACCAGATCTACTGATGCCTCTTGTTGACAATATCACCAAAATACCTGAAGTG GTCAGCGTCATAAATAACGTGAACACATCTGTTGGGAATACATCTGTGGGTGAACAAGAATATACCTTGTATGGGAAGCCAAACATTACAGAGATGTTGAGAGGACTTACATTCCAGATATCTGCCAACTCTTTTTTTCAGACTAATACAAAACAG GCTGATGTTCTTTACAAGCTGATTGAAGCTTCTGCTAGACTTAAAGGAGATGGCTCTGAAATTGTTCTTGACTTGTTTTGTGGAACTGGAACAATTGGTTTGACCCTTGCCAGAAG GGCAAAGCATGTATACGGATATGAAGTTGTCCCTGAAGCCATTGCAGATGCTCGAAAGAATGCGAAGTTGAATGGTATCAATAATGCAACATTTGTTCAGGGAGACCTCAATAAAATCAATGAATCATTCGGGAAGGAATTTCCAAAGCCTGACATAATCATCTCAG ATCCCAATCGGCCAGGGATGCACATGAAGTTAATCAAGTGGTTGTTAGAAGTTAAAGCCCCTCGAATAGTGTACGTCTCATGTAATCCAGCTACTTGTGCACGGGATTTGGACTACCTATGTCATGGTGTG GAAGAGAAAGATTTGGGAGGATGCTATGAACTCAAGAGTGTAATTCCTGTGGATATGTTTCCCCATACTCCTCATATTGAGTGTGTGTGCTTATTGGAGCTGCGTTGA
- the LOC112893392 gene encoding protein ALWAYS EARLY 3-like, producing the protein MAPAKGSRTINKTIIKGYEDQQQYDDPPSSSKAKQKKRKISDLDPKWSKDELTHFYEAYRQHGKDWKKISLAVGGKSSDMVRSLYSVHRTFLSLPERQATAMGFIALVTGHHNASEKSTSHIGDYQMVRASGKARRRGEATQQKATERPDLHDHHEGTISGFSSSFKKRYYGDFVRNSRNHAVRRRTPRIPVIAPAVRNTIDEASPGIENIINTTKRKYEAANKDCAIVPTNKCSPDRSSGINETNKAGQDHTFLDTKATGDTAICQKQLKKTRIQQPTEDGQTGKVEHETVMASDEGNKLVDSLNQHHIHSNIISEDDMLVLDVLNSLVNAPSKMSKLEIGAPSGSHGKTDSVLSDRRDKGHPTTDLSKQGKAIGKSGASKTGKKRHKKLLGAEVLAEAQNISVNNLVLPEVPRVGITADSSLCTDSAKVGIPEASEDISTKGPSVTTEIKSEIRMSRRTRRKHQMQCKTKHVSCNEDSDNLQAKKLLHCLSSESLRRWCTYEWFYSAVDYPWFSDNEFVHYLDHAKLSHLSRLTRSEWSAIRSSLGKPRRFSDHFLAVEKEKLEDYREKVRKIYAQLRDGSRDSLPADLARPFSIGQEVIVRHPSSRELCDGKVVMMGPDCYKVHFVNPDLGVDIVKDTDCMPVNWLYNRPDNMRRSCLSNNVYSILETEHIPDLAPSENWDRAVHGVTVTSDKQLKVESVVNGERPSYWSTSDGHPTKSRGRPDNNAGHNYELESYIAAFVQKSLSRARQMVDEAMQANSEGSDVRVWMPNQETDCVGPQSEAAVRGAQLPSSLISNCIATVLSIKRLSDSRHPPANIAGVLERASSMLRPSCPENLAIYKDIETYLSVIANQILALVPTALGNCGPPMSPMSPR; encoded by the exons ATGGCCCCAGCAAAAGGTTCTCGAACTATTAACAAGACCATAATAAAAGGATATGAGGATCAACAGCAGTACGACGATCCACCTAGTTCAAGCAAAGCTAAACAAAAA AAGAGGAAAATTTCAGACTTAGATCCCAAATGGAGCAAGGATGAGCTTACACACTTTTATGAAGCCTACCGCCAACACGGAAAAGACTGGAAAAAG ATCAGCTTAGCGGTAGGCGGTAAATCGTCAGACATGGTGCGATCTCTTTACAGTGTACATCGG ACTTTCTTATCTCTTCCTGAACGTCAAGCCACTGCCATGGGATTTATTGCGTTGGTGACTGGTCATCACAATGCTTCA GAAAAATCCACAAGTCATATAGGAGATTATCAAATGGTGAGAGCATCTGGGAAGGCAAGGCGACGCGGTGAAGCTACACAACAGAAAGCAACTGAAAGGCCTGACCTGCATGACCATCATGAAGGAACAATTTCTGGATTTTCATCTTCCTTCAAAAAACGATACTATGGAG ATTTTGTCAGGAATAGCCGAAACCATGCTGTTCGAAGGCGTACTCCTCGTATACCAGTCATAGCTCCTGCAGTCAGGAATACCATTGATGAGGCCTCACCAGGTATTGAAAACATCATCAATACTACCAAGAGAAAATATGAAGCGGCCAATAAAGATTGTGCTATCGTTCCAACGAATAAGTGCTCTCCAGACAGAAGTTCCGGAATCAATGAAACAAATAAGGCTGGTCAAGATCATACATTCTTGGACACCAAGGCAACTGGAGACACAGCGATATGTCAGAAACAGTTGAAGAAAACAAGGATTCAGCAACCTACAGAGGATGGTCAGACCGGTAAAGTTGAGCATGAGACAGTGATGGCATCTGATGAAGGGAATAAGCTTGTTGATTCACTCAACCAACATCATATTCATAGCAACATTATTTCTGAAG ATGATATGTTGGTCTTAGATGTACTGAATAGTCTGGTGAATGCACCCTCTAAAATGTCAAAACTCGAGATCGGTGCTCCTTCAG GATCTCATGGAAAAACTGACTCTGTGTTATCTGATAGAAGGGACAAAGGTCACCCTACCACTGATCTATCTAAACAAGGGAAGGCAATTGGTAAATCCGGTGCTTCCAAGACTGGGAAGAAAAGGCATAAGAAGCTATTAGGTGCAGAG GTGCTTGCTGAAGCACAAAACATTTCTGTTAATAATTTGGTTCTGCCAGAAGTACCAAGGGTTGGTATCACTGCTGATTCCTCCTTGTGTACTGACTCTGCAAAAGTGGGGATACCTGAAGCATCTGAAGATATTTCCACTAAAGGCCCCAGTGTAACAACAGAAATCAAATCTGAGATTAGAATGTCTAGAAGGACCAGAAGGAAACACCAAATGCAATGCAAAACAAAGCATGTGTCATGCAATGAAGATTCAGATAATTTACAG GCAAAGAAATTGCTGCACTGTCTGTCATCTGAATCGCTTCGTAGATGGTGCACGTACGAGTGGTTCTATAGTGCAGTTGATTATCCATGGTTTTCGGATAATGAGTTTGTGCACTACTTGGATCATGCAAAATTAAGTCATTTGTCAAGGTTGACTAGATCAGAGTGGAGCGCAATTCGAAG TTCCCTTGGCAAACCCAGGCGATTTTCGGATCATTTTCTGGCTGTGGAAAAGGAAAAACTTGAGGATTATCGAGAGAAAGTAAGGAAAATCTATGCTCAACTCCGTGATGGTTCACGGGATTCTCTACCGGCAGACCTAGCTAGGCCATTTTCAATTGGTCAGGAGGTGATTGTTCGTCATCCAAGTTCTAGAGAACTTTGTGATGGCAAAGTGGTGATGATGGGGCCAGATTGTTACAAGGTCCATTTTGTTAACCCTGACCTTGGTGTTGATATTGTAAAG GACACTGATTGTATGCCAGTTAATTGGTTGTATAATCGTCCTGACAACATGAGGAGGAGTTGCCTTTCAAATAATGTGTACAGCATCCTGGAGACGGAGCACATTCCTGACCTTGCACCAAGTGAGAACTGGGACCGTGCTGTACATGGAGTTACTGTAACGTCAGATAAACAGCTCAAG GTTGAATCTGTTGTCAATGGTGAAAGGCCATCATATTGGAGTACATCCGATGGCCACCCTACAAAATCTAGAGGTCGCCCAGACAACAATGCTGGTCACAACTATGAGCTAGAGTCATATATAGCTGCCTTTGTACAAAAATCGCTATCCCGAGCCAGGCAGATGGTTGACGAAGCCATGCAG GCGAACTCTGAAGGTAGTGATGTAAGGGTTTGGATGCCAAATCAAGAGACAGATTGTGTGGGCCCACAATCTGAAGCTGCGGTTCGTGGTGCCCAACTTCCTTCCAGCCTGATATCGAACTGCATTGCGACAGTTCTTTCAATCAAG CGCCTTAGCGACTCGCGGCATCCACCTGCTAACATAGCAGGTGTCTTGGAGCGTGCTTCCTCAATGCTGCGCCCAAGCTGTCCAGAGAACCTTGCAATCTACAAAGACATAGAGACTTATCTCTCTGTCATAGCAAACCAGATACTTGCACTTGTGCCAACAGCGTTGGGCAACTGTGGACCTCCCATGTCACCCATGTCACCCAGATAG
- the LOC112893393 gene encoding uncharacterized protein LOC112893393 → MVVARAKAKAPAAGGGAARRRGVRVGPARLEGLPAAWPAGAAAVKVKWPAPGGALAQMLTGRWARGVTAVEPVAAAGTVRWEARDGNRFSLHVEPAGGRAERGVFFSVLYGFQEHGRGKDLVRLEEIGTAMISLEECCWEMELQQQRQQLVVVPIRVRKDGWASDAMLYVNVELVDVNARSDVERAVLFREKPRASVPPPPAMRDLRKSLEAAAYHDVLDLKQLLDLAEKEGRVAVFGSKRNSDTSSVSSISSSSSSSSSSSSGGGSTISISSASTSGGASPEPASTSKRRFLPWMRRSRDFDKRSTESLSQELPMKCMDDDPAGSWETREFTSRDAETKLRTPVFFASIDQRDDSAGGESACTALVAVLAAALHANHPTMPTRPELDALIRDGSSEWRKLCDDEAHMAQFPNRHFDLETVLAARTRPIAVQHDKAFVGFFQPESFASLSGAMSFDDIWREISGGGGEREPGRADVYIVSWNDHFFVLKVESDCYYIIDTLGERLHEGCDRAYMLRFDGTSEMLSTAPAEDKEEVIITGKECCREFIKRFLAAIPLREELEIEKKGAGSIDGVGAPHRRLQIEFHFTVLQHDER, encoded by the exons ATGGTGGTCGCGCGGGCCAAGGCGaaggcgcccgcggccggcggcggcgcggcgcggcggcgcggggtcAGGGTGGGCCCCGCGAGGCTCGAGGGCCTCCCCGCGGCGTGGCCGGCGGGCGCCGCGGCCGTCAAGGTCAAGTGGCCCGCGCCCGGGGGCGCGCTCGCGCAGATGCTCACGGGCCGCTGGGCGCGCGGGGTCACCGCCGTCGagcccgtcgccgccgccggcaccgtGCGCTGGGAGGCCCGCGACGGCAACCGCTTCAGCCTCCACGTCGAGCCCGCTGGCGGGCGCGCGGAGCGCGGCGTCTTCTTCTCCGTCCTCTAT GGATTCCAAGAACATGGCCGGGGCAAGGACCTGGTGAGGCTGGAGGAGATCGGGACAGCCATGATAAGCCTGGAGGAGTGCTGCTGGGAGatggaactgcagcagcagcgcCAGCAGCTGGTGGTTGTCCCCATCAGGGTGAGGAAGGACGGATGGGCAAGTGATGCCATGCTTTAT GTGAACGTGGAGCTCGTGGATGTGAACGCACGCTCCGACGTCGAGAGGGCCGTCTTGTTCAGGGAGAAGCCGAGAGCGAGCGTGCCGCCGCCACCGGCAATGCGAGACCTACGCAAGAGCTTGGAGGCAGCGGCGTACCATGACGTCCTTGATCTGAAGCAGCTGCTTGACCTGGCTGAGAAGGAGGGCCGGGTGGCCGTGTTCGGGAGCAAAAGGAACTCTGATACCAGCAGCGTGAGCAGCATCAGTAGtagtagtagcagcagcagcagcagcagcagcggcggcggcagcacgaTCAGCATCAGCAGTGCCAGCACCAGCGGCGGCGCGAGCCCGGAGCCCGCCTCAACGTCGAAGCGCCGGTTCCTGCCATGGAtgcggaggagcagggactTCGACAAGAGGAGCACCGAGTCGCTCTCCCAGGAACTGCCGATGAAGTGCATG GACGACGATCCGGCCGGCAGCTGGGAGACGCGCGAGTTCACGAGCAGGGACGCGGAGACGAAGCTCCGGACGCCGGTGTTCTTCGCGTCCATCGACCAGCGCGACGACAGCGCCGGCGGGGAGAGCGCGTGCACGGCGCTCGTGGCGGTGCTCGCCGCGGCGCTCCACGCCAACCACCCGACGATGCCCACGCGGCCGGAGCTGGACGCGCTCATCCGGGACGGCTCGTCGGAGTGGCGGAAGCTCTGCGACGACGAGGCCCACATGGCGCAGTTCCCGAACCGGCACTTCGACCTGGAGACCGTCCTCGCCGCCCGGACGCGGCCCATCGCCGTGCAGCACGACAAGGCCTTCGTCGGCTTCTTCCAGCCGGAGAGCTTCGCGTCGCTGTCCGGGGCCATGTCGTTCGACGACATCTGGCGCGAgatcagcggcggcggcggcgagcgcgagcCGGGGCGCGCGGACGTATACATCGTGAGCTGGAACGACCACTTCTTCGTGCTCAAGGTAGAGAGCGACTGCTACTACATCATCGACACGCTCGGCGAGCGGCTGCACGAGGGCTGCGACAGGGCCTACATGCTGAGGTTCGACGGCACGTCGGAGATGCTGTCGACGGCGCCGGCCGAGGACAAGGAGGAGGTGATCATCACCGGGAAGGAGTGCTGCAGGGAGttcatcaagaggttcttggcCGCCATCCCGCTcagggaggagctggagatcgAGAAGAAGGGTGCTGGCAGCATCGATGGAGTCGGCGCGCCGCACCGGCGGCTGCAGATCGAGTTCCACTTCACAGTCCTGCAACACGACGAAAGATGA